The window GTCCAGAAACTCTATGTGGAGCCCAACGAACTGGCCGCGGAGAGCCGATTCATCCAATACAACCTGGATTCGACGAGACGGGCCTATGCACTGGATCGCATAGAAGAACGCGAGTTTCCGCTCGCCAACGTGCTGCGCCCGGAGGACCTCGCGGCCAACCAGACCACGGTTCAGAACGTCAGGCTGTGGGACTGGGAGCCGCTCCTCGATACGTACGGGCAGCTTCAAGAGATGAGGCTTTACTACAAGTTCTCGGACGTAGATATAGATCGCTACCTCGTGGGCGGCCGGTACAGGCAGGTCATGATCGCCGCCCGAGAGATGGATGTGGATCGTCTGCCCACCCAGGCACAGACCTGGATCAACAGACATCTTAAGTACACCCACGGCTACGGCGTCGTTGCGAGCCCAGTCAACGAAGTCGGGTCTGATGGGTTCCCAGTTCTTATGGTAAGAGACATCCCCCCGAAAGGCCCTGCGGAGTTGGGGATCGATCGGCCCGAGATATACTTTGGGGAGAGGACTCGAGACTACGTCATCGTCAACACCCGGACCGAGGAGTTCGATTATCCGTTGGGCGACGAGAACGCATACACGCGCTACCAGGGACGTACAGGGATCGAACTCTCCAGTTTCCTGCGCAAAGCTGCGTTCGCTGTCCGGTTCGGAACTGTGAAGGTACTCCTCTCCGCGGACATAACTCGAGAGAGCAAAGTTCTCTTCGCAAGGCAGATCGGCGAGAGAGTCCGGAGGCTGGCACCCTTCCTTCGCTACGACCGGGATCCCTACATTATCATCGCTGACGGGCGGCTGATGTGGGTGCAGGACGCCTACACTGTCTCCTCTGCTTACCCGTTTTCGGAGAGGGACTCTAGCGGCGTGAACTACATCCGGAACTCGGTCAAAGTGGTCATCGATGCGTACACGGGCGAGGTCACGTTCTACGTGATCGACCCCGAGGACCCGCTCGCAGCCACGTATTCGGCGATCTTCCCCGGTCTGTTTACTCCAGGAACGGAGATGCCCGACGCGGTCCGGGCGCACCTTCGGTACCCTGAGGACCTCTTCGTGGTGCAGGCGCGGATGTTCTCTCTCTACCACATGAAGAACCCGTCGGTCTTCTACAACAAGGAGGACCACTGGAACTTCCCGCGCGAGGTCTACAAAGGCGCCCAGCAACCAGTCAGCCCATACTACGTGAACATGGTGCTCCCGGGAGAGGAGGACCTGAGCTTCGTCCTGTTCATGCCGTTCACCCCCGCGCGTAAGGACAACATGGTGGCGTGGATGGCGGCAAAGTGCGACGAGGCCGATTACGGCAAAATGGTGGTCTACAAATTCAGCAAGCAGCGGATCGTATACGGTCCCATGCAGCTGGAGGCGCAAATAGACCAGGATTCCGAGATCTCCAAGCTCCTGTCCCTGTGGAACCAGCAAGGCTCGAGAGTGATCCGTGGTAACCTCCTCGTCTATCCGATTGGCCAGAGCCTGCTCTACGTGGAGTCCATCTTCCTCGCGGCGGAGCGAAGCCAGCTGCCACAGCTAAAGCGGGTCATAGTGTCCGACGGAACCCGGATGTACATGGGGGATGATCTGTCCTCCGCCCTCGCTGCGATGGCAGGTGGACAACGAGCGGGCCTCGCTGCCACACCGGCACCGGCCGGGGCTGCGCCTGGGACTCCCCCGGCACCCGGGATACCCGCGGGCGAAAGCCCGGAGGAACTCGCGCGCAGAGCTCTGTCCCTGTACGAACGAGCGCGCGAGAGGCTCCGCGAGGCCGATTGGGCCGGATTCGGCCAGGCGCACGAGGAGCTCGAGATGGTGCTCAGGAGGCTTGCCGGGCGTGAGTGACACAGAGCGGGAAGCGTCGTGTGGGACCGCCCGGACGCCGGACCGGGTCGAACTCGAGATCAGGCGGGATCGTGGCCGGTACATCATAACCGGCCACGACAGCTTGAACGTTCCGGCGACACTCCACTGCGGACAGGCTTTCCGCTGGCGGCGCGTTGGGGATGTCGAAGAAGCGGTCGTAAGAGGCAGACTTCTGAGGTTTAGGCAGTACGGGGAGGCTCTCATCGTAGGGCCTCCCTCGGACGAACAGACCGTGAGCCTGGCAATCAGGTACCTGGGACTTGATGAAGCTCACAAGCCGCGAGAGGAGGCGCTCGCCAGAATTGACCCTGTGATGGAAGCTGCGGTTGAGCACTCGCGCGGACTCAGACTCTTGAACCAGGAGCCATGGGAATGCCTGATCTCGTACATCCTCTCTGCGAGGAACAGCATACCTCTCATCTCCAGGGTCATCGAGAACATCTGCTGCGAGTGGGGGACACCCGTCGAGTTCGAGGGCCAGGTCTTCCACGCGTTTCCGGATCCCGCAGACCTCTCGTGTGCCGGCGAGGAAGATATCGTCGCCTGCCGGGCGGGATTCCGGTCGAGGTCCGTGTGTGAGGCAACGGCCAGGGTCAGTTCAGGTGAGACAGATCTGGATGCTATCGCCCGATTGGATTACCATCGGGCGAAAGAGGCACTCATGCGCCTGCGCGGGGTGGGGGAAAAGGTGGCCGATTGTGTGCTCCTGTTCTCCATGGGAAAACACGAGGCTTTCCCAGTCGATGTGTGGATACAGAGGGCCGTCAGGTACCTGTATTTTGACGGCCGCGATATCAGCCCGGCAGAGATACGGGTCTGGGCCGCCGAGAAATTCGGTCCCCTGGCTGGGTACGCCCAAGAGTACCTGTTCGCGTACGCGCGGGAGGTAATCCCCAATGCACTCCGCGGGTGACTGCGGGTGCCTTGACGCAGCGTGAAGCATGTGGTAACATCGTAGATGCGGCGGTCGCCGCAAATGGGCCCGTAGCTCAGCTGGGAGAGCGCTAGAATCGCACTCTAGAGGTCGCGCGTTCGATCCGCGTCGGGTCCACCAAAGAGCGAATGATTGTATTTGGGCCGGCGGTGGGGCGATCATCCCACCGCCGGTCATGCTATGTACTGCTGTGCCAGGCTTGGGACCCGACACATGCCGGCCCGAGGCAGGGTTTTTCTGGCGGGGGGCGAATTAGGATTCTACCACCCGCCCTGGAGGTGATCCCCGACCAGATGCAGGAGGAATTCAAGGAGGTCATTGAACGGTCGTGGAGCAGATGCCGGTCTTTGGGACTGGACCGGGAGAACCTGCGCCCTGACACGTTAGGCCCGGAAGAGGTCGAACGCAGGCGAGAGGCCAACTCCCAGTTGCTCACGGTGGCCCGGCCTCTCACAGATCGCCTATACGATCTCGTGCGGGACACCGGCCACTTCATAGTCGTTGCCGACTCCGAAGCTCGGATCCTCGACGTAACAGGTTCCCAGGACATGCTCGTCCGTGGGGAACGTGCCCACCTCGCGCCGGGTGTCCGGTGGGATGAGCGGGATATCGGGACCAATGCCATCGGGCTCGCCCTCCGCGAAGGAATGCCGGTGCAGGTGGCTGGGGAGCAGCACTTCTCAGTGATGCACAAGAACTGGACCTGTTCCGCCGCACCCATCCGTGACCCTCACGGTCAGATTGCCGGCATACTCGACATGTCCAGTCCCGGCCTGGTAACCGCCCCGCACCCTCACACTCTGGCCATGGTCGTCGCCACGGCCGCCGCCATCGAAAACCAACTCCGCGTGGAACGTACCTACAGGGAACTCACTCTCGCCACCAAGTACCACACCGCTATGGTGGAGAACATGTCCGACGGTGTGCTTACGGTGGACGCGGACGGCACTGTGACCTACATAAACCCCATGGGCGGCAAGATCCTTGGAGTTGACCACAGGGAGGCCGTCGGCAAGCACGTGAGCGAGCTTGTGGACTTCAAGCCCATCATCTTGTCTGTGCTGGAGACTGGGGAAGGGTACATTGACAAGGAATTCTTGGTCAGCTCGAACCGGGCAGGCTCGCTCCACTTCATCAAGTCGGCCATCCCCATTCGCGATCAGACGGGCAAGCTCATTGGGGTCGTGGACGTCTTCCGCGAGATCCGGCGGGTCAAACGTCTCGTCCATTTCATGGTCGGCGCCTATGCCTCTTTCACTTTCGACGACATCGTGGGACAGAGCGCGGGCATGCTCGAGGCGATCCGGATTGCCTCGGTGGCAGCGAAGACCTCCTCCACCGTTCTCATAACCGGCGAGAGCGGCACCGGCAAGGAACTCTTCGCTCAGGCTGTGCACAACGCAAGCCCCAGGCGGGACGGGCCGTTCGTCGCCATCAACTGCGCCGCGATCCCGCGCGAGCTCATCGAGAGTGAGCTATTCGGGTACGAAAAAGGCACCTTCACTGGGGCGAGGCCCGAGGGCCGCCCCGGCAAGTTCGAACTGGCCAGCGGCGGGACTCTCTTGCTGGACGAGATAGGGGAGATGCCCCTGGACATGCAGACTAAACTCCTCAGGGTCCTGCAGGAACGAAAGGTCACCCGGGTGGGAGGGGACATGGTCATCCCTGTGGATGTGCAGATAATCGCGGCGACCAATAAGTACCTGGAGCAGGAGGTTGAAGAAGGCAACTTCCGGCGTGACCTCTACTACAGGCTCAACGTCTTCACGGTGAACATCCCTCCTCTGCGCGAAAGGCGCGACGACATCCCGCTCCTCGTAAACCACCTGCTCACGAAAGTCGCCACCAAGCTCGGGAGGGGCAGGATCCGGGTGTCACCCAGGGCCATGGAAGTCCTGGAGCGGTACTCGTGGCCAGGCAATGTGCGTGAGCTAGAGAACATAATCGAGCGGGTGACCGCCCTTCTCGAAGGGGATGTCATCGATCCTTCGCACCTGCCCAGGCACATACTTGCTGCGGCGGGTGCGGCGGAGGATGTGCGGGCGGCTGACGAAGCACGTGCTGCGAGCGTGGGTGCTGTAGCGGTGCAGCCTTCTGGAGGGGAGTCTATGGATGAGATCGAACGGGAGGCGGTAGCGAGGGCACTTGCCGCGACGCGTGGAAATGTCTCCCGTGCCGCCAGGATGCTTGCAGTCTCCCGCACCACACTCTACGCAAAGATGAGGAAATTCAACCTGTTAGTGTCCAGATTATGAACAGTATTAGACGGCTCTTGACACAGTTGGACATGACCTGTTCAGTATGTGGACAGTATTAGCCGGGCCCGTGTCCGACCTCAGACGGGGCCCGGTCCGTTTCCCCTGCGTCAGGCGGCGCGGGGTCTCCCCACGGCCAATGGCATGGAATGTGCAAATCCCTCATGGCAGAGCCATTTTCGCTAGCGCATTCCTTGAGAACGGAGGGGAGAGCGTGGAGGTCTCGGGTGAGATTCTACGGCAGATCTACGACACTATGGTGCGGATCAGAGCCTTCGAGACCCGGGTGGAAGAGCTGTTCCTGGCGGGCAGGATCCCGGGGTTCGTCCACCTGTACATCGGGGAGGAGGCGGTGGCCGCCGGGGTCTGCGCCAACCTCACAGCTTCCGATTTCATCACATCCACCCACCGAGGGCACGGTCACTGCATAGCCAAAGGTGCGAAGACCGACCGGATGATGGCCGAGTTGTTCGGCAAATCCACCGGATACTGCCGCGGCAAGGGCGGATCCATGCACATCGCGGACTTCTCCATCGGAATGCTCGGGGCGAACGGAGTCGTGGGTGGAGGTTTCAACCTGGCCACCGGGGCGGGTTTGTCCGCCAGGATGCGCAGGACCGATCAAGTGGCCGTCTGCTTCTTTGGCGATGGCGCGAGCAACAGAGGCACCTTTCACGAGGCCATGAACTTCGCTTCCGTCTTCAAACTCCCGGTCATCTTCGTATGCGAGAACAACTGCTATGCGTCAACCACCCCCACGAGCTATGCTTGCTCGGCAACGAACGTCTCCGCGAGAGCTGTTGGCTACAGTATCCCAGGAGTCACGGTGGACGGCAATGACGCGGAGCAAGTGTACGTTGCTGCGCGCGACGCGGTGGCGAGGGCGCGCGCGGGGGGCGGGCCCACACTCCTCGAGGCGAAAACCTACAGAATCAAAGGGCATTTCGTCGGAGACCCAGAGCAGTACAGAAGCCGCGATGAGGTGCTAGAGCGCAAACGAGACTGCCCCATCGAACGGCTCGAGGGCATACTGCTCGAACGGGGCGTGTTGACTCCGGCAGACGTAGATGCCGCGAAGAAGGCGGCGGATGACGAAATCGAAGCGGCCGTCAAGTTCGCGGAGGCGAGCCCGGATCCCAAGCCCGATGAGGCGTTCGAGGACCTCTTTGTCTCCCTGCCGGGGGTGATAGCATGAGAGAGATCACTTTTTCCGAGGCCACGCTCGAAGCGATGCGCGAGGAGATGGAGCGGGACCCGAGGGTGTTCGTCATGGGAGAGGATATCGCTCGCCAGGGCGGTATCTTCGGGCAGTTCAAGGGGCTGCCCCAGGAGTTTGGGTACGAACGCGTCCTGGATACCCCGATTTCCGAGACTGCGATCGTCGGGGCCGCTCTTGGCGCTGCGCTCACAGGCATGAGGCCAGTTGCTGACATGCATTTTGCGGACTTCGTCACAGTGGCCATGGATGAACTGGTAAACCAGGCGGCCAAGATCCGGTACATGTTCGGCGGGCAGACAAAGGTGCCCCTCGTGGTCCGGGCCCCAGACGGAGTCATCAGGTCCGCGGCGGCGCAGCATTCTCAGAGTCTGGAGTCGTGGTTCCTGCATGTCCCCGGGCTCAAGATCGTCATTCCTTCGTGTCCGGCCGACGCTAAGGGGCTGCTCAAGGCGGCTATCCGCGACGATGACCCCGTCCTGTACTTCGAGCACAAGGCCTTGTTCAAGGTAAAGGGCCCAGTTCCAGACGGGAATCATATCGTGCCCATCGGTAAGGCAGACATCAAGCGGAAAGGTCAGGATGTAACCCTCATTACCTACTCGATCATGGTCGGCCGGGCGCTCGAGGCCGCGGAGGCCCTGGCGAAAGAGGGGATCGACCTCGAAGTGCTGGACCTTCGAACCATATACCCCATAGACCGCGAGACCATCTTCGAATCGGTCAGGAAGACGAAGAAAGTGGTGATAGCGCACGAAGCGTGCAAGCGAGGGGGGGTGGGCGCCGAGATAGCGGCGATTCTCGCCGAGGAGATGATCTACCACCTCGATGCTCCGGTGGTGAGGGTGGGGACGATGGACGTCCCGATACCGTTCGCGCCGGTGCTCGAGCGGCACGTTGTGCCGAATGTGGAGACACTCGTGGCCGCAGTGAAGAAGATCGCATGACCCACGGGAACGGTATGGCGCACAGTTGTCAGCGGATCACAAAACCCAATTCCTAAAGGAGGTGCGGTCCGGCCGGGGAGGATCAGTCCGGGCCGGGCGGAAGCGACTATGATGAAGAGACTCGCTATTCTAGTTCTCGTTGCGATCATGGGGACACTTGCATTCGGTGGAATGGTCTCCGCGAAACTCAAAGCCGAGTATAAGCTGACCACTAATGTGCAGGCCGCAACGATTTGGGGCCAGGGGGCCGACAAGTTCGCGGAACTCGTCCGCGAGCGTACGAAGGGCGCCGTCAACATCAAAGTTTACCATAATGCGGTGCTGACCGGTGGCGACCAGATGCGCCAGGCCGAGATGGTCAAGAACGGCGCGATCGACATGATGCTCAACTCGACCATCAACATTGCCCCTACTATCGGCGAGTTCAACGTGTTCGCCCTTCCTTTCCTCTTCCCGAGCTACGAGGCTGTGGACGCCGCGGTGGCATCACCTGCTGGCGAGAGGCTCTTCCAGATCCTCGAGAAGTACAACATGATCGGGCTTGGGTGGGGCGAGAACGGGTTCCGCGAGCTGACCAACAACGTGAGACCAATAGTCACCCCTGACGACCTCAAGGGCCTCAAGATCCGGGTCACCGTCCCGATCTACGTAGACATCTTCCGCGCCCTCGGCGCCAACCCTATCGCAATGCAGTGGGGCGAGGTCTTCACTGCGCTCCAGACCCGTACCATTGACGGACAGGAGAACCCCATTGCCGGGATCATCATCCCCACCAAAGTCTACGAAGTCCAGAAGTACCTTACTGACTGGCATTACTCCTACGACGCCCTGGTGCTGGCGGTAAACAAGGATTCCTGGGCCACCATCGACCCGGCCAACCAGGAGATCGTGCGGCAGTGCGCCAAAGAGGCCATGGAGTTCGAGGTCGCTCTCAGCAGGTCGGAACTGGACAAGGGCCTCAAGTTCCTTGCCGAGAAAGGCATGCACATAACCCATCTCACCCCGGCCCAACAGAAGGTGTTCCGCGACAAGACTGCGGATGTCTACAACAAGTGGGCTGAGAAAGTTGGGCTTGACATCGTCCGTGAGTTCGAGAAGGCAGTTGCGTCCACCAAGTAGACACGGGCCTATCCTCGCAAGACCATGCGGCGGGGAGCGGGCTCGCCCGCTCCCCACGCAGG of the Bacillota bacterium genome contains:
- a CDS encoding DctP family TRAP transporter solute-binding subunit; translated protein: MMKRLAILVLVAIMGTLAFGGMVSAKLKAEYKLTTNVQAATIWGQGADKFAELVRERTKGAVNIKVYHNAVLTGGDQMRQAEMVKNGAIDMMLNSTINIAPTIGEFNVFALPFLFPSYEAVDAAVASPAGERLFQILEKYNMIGLGWGENGFRELTNNVRPIVTPDDLKGLKIRVTVPIYVDIFRALGANPIAMQWGEVFTALQTRTIDGQENPIAGIIIPTKVYEVQKYLTDWHYSYDALVLAVNKDSWATIDPANQEIVRQCAKEAMEFEVALSRSELDKGLKFLAEKGMHITHLTPAQQKVFRDKTADVYNKWAEKVGLDIVREFEKAVASTK
- a CDS encoding thiamine pyrophosphate-dependent dehydrogenase E1 component subunit alpha; this encodes MVRIRAFETRVEELFLAGRIPGFVHLYIGEEAVAAGVCANLTASDFITSTHRGHGHCIAKGAKTDRMMAELFGKSTGYCRGKGGSMHIADFSIGMLGANGVVGGGFNLATGAGLSARMRRTDQVAVCFFGDGASNRGTFHEAMNFASVFKLPVIFVCENNCYASTTPTSYACSATNVSARAVGYSIPGVTVDGNDAEQVYVAARDAVARARAGGGPTLLEAKTYRIKGHFVGDPEQYRSRDEVLERKRDCPIERLEGILLERGVLTPADVDAAKKAADDEIEAAVKFAEASPDPKPDEAFEDLFVSLPGVIA
- a CDS encoding UPF0182 family protein; translation: MSGRFRRAPSPSTWFPVVAAVAVLLLALIPTVATFATERLWYIDLGYLGVFWKRIEARLIAAVAAAIPVFVFVLANLLATRGPVRRQEHSDDIIDLHKRPGRHSLSRFALAVGAITAVLTGFAASAAWMEVQQFIHATPFGVSDPIFGRDVGFYVFQLPLIRVVYSAGMAMIVLVALGVGFIYLASGALVRARPQAQVVFGSGFERPRHRLGFSLEPADPGAKLHISILVALGFLWRAFGYVLSMYGLVYSPRGVVFGASYADVHGTLPGLRVMAALAVIAAALVVVTAARRRFSYRPLVAVLAVMAVGSLIAGEVYPGLVQKLYVEPNELAAESRFIQYNLDSTRRAYALDRIEEREFPLANVLRPEDLAANQTTVQNVRLWDWEPLLDTYGQLQEMRLYYKFSDVDIDRYLVGGRYRQVMIAAREMDVDRLPTQAQTWINRHLKYTHGYGVVASPVNEVGSDGFPVLMVRDIPPKGPAELGIDRPEIYFGERTRDYVIVNTRTEEFDYPLGDENAYTRYQGRTGIELSSFLRKAAFAVRFGTVKVLLSADITRESKVLFARQIGERVRRLAPFLRYDRDPYIIIADGRLMWVQDAYTVSSAYPFSERDSSGVNYIRNSVKVVIDAYTGEVTFYVIDPEDPLAATYSAIFPGLFTPGTEMPDAVRAHLRYPEDLFVVQARMFSLYHMKNPSVFYNKEDHWNFPREVYKGAQQPVSPYYVNMVLPGEEDLSFVLFMPFTPARKDNMVAWMAAKCDEADYGKMVVYKFSKQRIVYGPMQLEAQIDQDSEISKLLSLWNQQGSRVIRGNLLVYPIGQSLLYVESIFLAAERSQLPQLKRVIVSDGTRMYMGDDLSSALAAMAGGQRAGLAATPAPAGAAPGTPPAPGIPAGESPEELARRALSLYERARERLREADWAGFGQAHEELEMVLRRLAGRE
- a CDS encoding DNA-3-methyladenine glycosylase 2, whose product is MSDTEREASCGTARTPDRVELEIRRDRGRYIITGHDSLNVPATLHCGQAFRWRRVGDVEEAVVRGRLLRFRQYGEALIVGPPSDEQTVSLAIRYLGLDEAHKPREEALARIDPVMEAAVEHSRGLRLLNQEPWECLISYILSARNSIPLISRVIENICCEWGTPVEFEGQVFHAFPDPADLSCAGEEDIVACRAGFRSRSVCEATARVSSGETDLDAIARLDYHRAKEALMRLRGVGEKVADCVLLFSMGKHEAFPVDVWIQRAVRYLYFDGRDISPAEIRVWAAEKFGPLAGYAQEYLFAYAREVIPNALRG
- a CDS encoding sigma 54-interacting transcriptional regulator codes for the protein MQEEFKEVIERSWSRCRSLGLDRENLRPDTLGPEEVERRREANSQLLTVARPLTDRLYDLVRDTGHFIVVADSEARILDVTGSQDMLVRGERAHLAPGVRWDERDIGTNAIGLALREGMPVQVAGEQHFSVMHKNWTCSAAPIRDPHGQIAGILDMSSPGLVTAPHPHTLAMVVATAAAIENQLRVERTYRELTLATKYHTAMVENMSDGVLTVDADGTVTYINPMGGKILGVDHREAVGKHVSELVDFKPIILSVLETGEGYIDKEFLVSSNRAGSLHFIKSAIPIRDQTGKLIGVVDVFREIRRVKRLVHFMVGAYASFTFDDIVGQSAGMLEAIRIASVAAKTSSTVLITGESGTGKELFAQAVHNASPRRDGPFVAINCAAIPRELIESELFGYEKGTFTGARPEGRPGKFELASGGTLLLDEIGEMPLDMQTKLLRVLQERKVTRVGGDMVIPVDVQIIAATNKYLEQEVEEGNFRRDLYYRLNVFTVNIPPLRERRDDIPLLVNHLLTKVATKLGRGRIRVSPRAMEVLERYSWPGNVRELENIIERVTALLEGDVIDPSHLPRHILAAAGAAEDVRAADEARAASVGAVAVQPSGGESMDEIEREAVARALAATRGNVSRAARMLAVSRTTLYAKMRKFNLLVSRL
- a CDS encoding alpha-ketoacid dehydrogenase subunit beta encodes the protein MREITFSEATLEAMREEMERDPRVFVMGEDIARQGGIFGQFKGLPQEFGYERVLDTPISETAIVGAALGAALTGMRPVADMHFADFVTVAMDELVNQAAKIRYMFGGQTKVPLVVRAPDGVIRSAAAQHSQSLESWFLHVPGLKIVIPSCPADAKGLLKAAIRDDDPVLYFEHKALFKVKGPVPDGNHIVPIGKADIKRKGQDVTLITYSIMVGRALEAAEALAKEGIDLEVLDLRTIYPIDRETIFESVRKTKKVVIAHEACKRGGVGAEIAAILAEEMIYHLDAPVVRVGTMDVPIPFAPVLERHVVPNVETLVAAVKKIA